The genomic window caagtaaacaGTTTCAGTGAACAAATATATACTAAGATAGTCAAGGAAGAAACTAATTGTATGATTTGGtaaaattctttcagaaatttCATAAGTTTAAAGgggtttttaaaatgtctaacaCTTTCAGACTACTCTTTTCTGAGAGATCATAAAAAGAATGCCTTCTTCATAAATTACCCCTGCATGAAAAATTAGACATAGTAAAATGTTAGGTGGAGTTTAGTAACTCTAAGGGAGCACTCTGTTTTTACTTATTCTTgcaatatttttccaaaggataTTCTGGACCACTGAAGGAAATTCCTCCTGAAAGATTCAACACCACAGCTGTCCCTAAGTATTATCAGTCGCCCTGGGAACAGGCCATTAGCAGTGATCCGGAGCTTTTAGAAGCTTTATACCCTAAGTTTTTCAAGCCTGAAGGAAAGGCAGAACTGCCTGATTATAGGAGCTTTAACAGGTAATTCAATTATCCTGAGTGACACTGTTGGCATGTAATACCAAGGTTTTTTATCATAGTACAGAGAACTGAATTCTCtggtagaaaattttttttcttttaagaaaagactTTAAATAGTAATATATGGTATCTCCTTAGCATAGGCAAAGACTCATTTTTACAATACTAATGTCAAGCCTTGgtcctttttagtataaaaatgaaGGCTATGATTCAGAAACTATCACCATTATAATATCAAGATTAcccccacattttaaaatgttattttgataATAATTTCTAATCCAAAGATTGATATTAGTTATGTGTTCTTTCAAATGACAATGTTGTTCAAGAATCTCAGAAATTATTCGCATGTAGGACTATGAGAATTACTATCTAATTCCACGTTCCAATTTATATTGTGTAGGCTTTAAACCAGATTAAAGGTAATTTAGGGATTTATGGCCCAAGGctccacacatacacaaaccaAAACTTATGCTACTAAAAATACTGCCAAATAATATCTGCTATGATGATTATAGtttacacaatagacatttatttttcactgttaactattttttataatttccatggggatttacatatatttttaatggtttcataatTCATTCTTTGatcacttaattttcattttagagtAAAATATCTCCAGATATTGTCCCACACCCACTCAATTTATAGGTTTCTTAGTGACCATtcatctaaaaattaataaattaaggaGTAACTCTTTGATTTACAAAAGAATCCACAAAGTCCACATTTAAATAGTGATCTTCGGAGGtgggtaggggagggtatagctcagtggtaaagctcatgcttagcgtgcatgatatcctgggttcaatccccagtaccctcattaaaaaagtaaataaataaaagaataaacctAAATTACCCCCTGCACCCcctaaaaatttttactttaaaaaaatagtgatcTTCTTTAGTACTTTTAAAGGTATTGTACTTATTAATTATCAACATTTTAGTTTTCACATACTACTATAGTAATAGTATCAGTACTACATCTATTATTAACACACTAGTGATACATCTACTAGTATTTCATCTAATACTATTAACATTATTAGTAATACTAACTGTGTAAGTACTACATATATTGCATAAATGAGATATACCACAGAATTTAAAGAGGGGTTGGGGAGTGGCAAGGAAAGGATGGAAGCCCATTCTAATCAatgacataattaaaaaaaaattagagtgtAGAAAATTATAAACAGTAAAACATTcgggaaaatgaaaataatggaatACTTGCAGCTTGTTTTTGAGATTAGTGCTTTAGAGATGCCATATCTGTGTACCTTGCGCTTTCAGTACCCCACACTTGCTGAGCAGCTTGCTTCCAGTTCTACAGACACACTGGTGTATCTGGGTTGCTTATAAAGAGATGCCTATTGATTGTATAAAGACCAAGCGCTATAAAAACGAACACAATACTATATAGTTAGgaaatatagctccctgtgttaAATCAAGACTTTTGTAAATGTAACATAtagtgtgtgtgcctgtgtgtgtgtgtgtgtgtgtgtgtgtgagtgagagagagagagagagagagagaacttaaCCTTCTACTACTTCTCCTTTACttgagaaaaatttattttaatatatttatttttttcttcttgtaaaagCAAATGGGAACAACAGAGAGGGGGGAAATAAGTAGTTTCCTAATATTTCCAAAGTTTTTGcaaagagtaaaataatattGTTTGGTAGCCCCATATTATACATAATTACTAGATATTGTTAATAAAGCATATAAGGGTGATGCAGTCTAATAGCATTCATCAGTGACAGTGACTGGATGAGAATGGGCTCCCAAGGGTAATCATAATTTCAAAATAGCCCATAGTGTAATACAACTTTGCATTCACTCTTGTACTCATTTTGAGATATTTAAATACTATGCTATATTCAAATAACACTATATTAAACCAACGTAACATGTGAGGAAAAGTAAATTAGGGACAAGGAGGTTTCCAGCTCTGCTTCGAACTATACAATCATTTCACATAATTCTTTACcttataaaatattagtaattatTGTGGGTGTATTATATGTCCAGCACTATTAGTTTTTACAAATGCAAATCAATCATTGatcaaaataaacaagaaagcatATATTAACTGAATATTAGTGAAACAAGCTTATTAGTCACTACATAGATGACAAAGTATAAAACTCACTTTACATCAGATCTATGTTTGAAGAAATTATGTTATAGGAATTATAAAGATACATGGTTAAATTTCAGTAGCTATTCCAAAATTTTAGTGGAATTTTTTGCTTCACAAACTGACTAAAACTTGAAACTATTTTCAGAGatcttaaaaatctttaatagtCTCTTGCTTTGAGAGTTTAACATCTCTGTTAATAGACTTTCTTCACTTTAAGTCCAAGggtaataaaaattcaaacaaacagGATATAGTCTCAATGgtgccaaaaaaaagaaaactgcttttCAAACAGCAACCTTTCACTGAATAAGTGGTAGGAGGTAGAAGATGGGTGATGAAATGGaagagaatgttttcatttatggAGGAAAATAACCCACAAAttaggagggaaaaacaaaacagaactggataaaaaggaaaaaactaatgCATTCAGTGCCAAACCCAAACATTGGATTTCAGTGGCAcaagaacatttcttttttcatttaattcagaaaaaaaataaatgaataaagttgaTTTCTGGAATCAAAAATataagattaattgaccaaattCAGCCTAAATCTAGAAATGTTCAACTCCAGCCTCTTGTATCCAATGgataactatatatttttaaactcttaaaaatagaTGTGCAGCCTGTGCAATTGCAGGGGGTCCCACACTTAAAAAGGCCATGGTTGGTTTTAATGCTTTGCCTTAATGtttgaaattcttaacaatttttaaataagggGCCCCaagttttcattttgcactgcGCCCTACaaaattatgtagctggtcctAATCCCAGGCTCTAAGCTTTACCCTAAACTCCTCTGCATTCAGGACATTTTTCCCTTGAAATAACTATCTTATGCtagaatgtgtttttttttctctccttatgtTTCACTCTTTACTTGTCTGAgttcattgaaattaaaatttaatgcaATCTTTCCATCTTTGAATCCCTAAGATATAGCAGAATGTCTAGATGTAGTAAGCAATCAGTAATTtgttgcatgaataaatgaatgaatcaacaaatgaacaaactactGCTTTACAATGTTAAGTTtctaaaatgacaaaatattgtCTTGGACATCTTAGCCATCCAAAAATAAGTTTACTTATAAACTGAAGCAAATTTGAGTCATAAAGGCTTAATTCACTAAGTAAAGTGACAAAATGTGGGACATTAAATCAGTTACATCATGATATGACATCATGAATGTGACTGGTCTGACATCATTTAGACACAGCCAAGTGGCTGAGACTCCTAAACATACTGCTCTACTCAGAAAGTGATCACAGAAGGCCCAATACTCCTTAAGAATTAGCTCGTGGGGTACAGTATAAGGTAACATAGAATAGCAGGTCTTCAGTGAGTCTGGAagcctgggtttaaattctgaTTCTACGATTTACTAGGTCAGTGattttggacaagtcatttaactactgagcctcagtttcatctattaaatggggaTATAAAAAGAATCAACTCATAAAGTTGTATAAagttgttgtgagaatttaatGATGCAATCATGTAAAGCTTTgatactcaaagtgtggtcagaCCAGCTGTGCTGGCAATACCTGagaactggttagaaatgcagaatctcaagaAACATAGTAGATTGACTGAATTAGCATCTGCACTTTAACAAGATCCCAAGGTGATTCTTATATCAacagagtttgagaagaactTAAAACAGTGTAGGTGCATGGTACCCAGTCAATAAATACTAGCTTTCATTATTACCATGCTTTCTGAAGTTTAATAATCATAATACACCTGACTGATAATCTGAATTCTTAAAGTGCTTTTCCAAACCAATCTCTCTTAACTCCAGAGTAATGGTTTTAGGTCCTGGACGTGTAAGTCTATACTGATATGATGCTGAAATACTACATTAGACTGAGGTCACTACCCCAATCATGCTGTTACCCATATCTTCCACAACAATTTGGGAAAAATATTATAAGGTCAGGCATCTTGAgaacagatgcaaaaaaagcaaaacataccATTCTTCAGAAGAGAGCAAAACAGTGGAAGACAAGAAAATTATGGGCCAATAAAACATGAGATTCTGTACAATATGACACAGTCACATCTGCTATAGCCATTGTTGAGGTCATCGATCCACTCTGTGGACATTCCCTTCTCTGAAGATTTTAATATCTGGCTCACTGTCTTCTTCCCCAATATTATTTCTGTCATTGCTTTTTGGTGGTTTACCTATCCATCTAAGTGATCCACTGAACTCCTGGCCCTCTCAAGTCATTGACTATCTCGCTTTTAAGGATTATTTTCTCAATCCCATCTCAGTCACTCTTGACTTAAAGTTTGTCATTACCAGTACTCATATCACCTTCAAAATCAATCAGTGCTATGCTATAGGAACTTGGTTAAGAAAGACAGTGTGGGCTAGGATAGCAGGAAGGAAATTAGAACTTAAAGGCCACAGGACATACACAAGTGGAGAAGAGGCACAGAGGACATATCTTAAGCAAGTGCAACGTTGTTGTCAAAGGCACAAAGGCAAGAAATGTTTGTGATGACTCAGGGTACATGGAACAGATTAGTCCAAAACCAAGAGTGCATACAAAAGGACTTTACACCAATTTATTGCCAAATATCTACTTTATCATAAAGGCACAGTCCTTGAATGGAAATGCTTGCCTCAAAGGTCAAAAAATGAAACCCTACTGAGAATATAACATACAACAGGCCCATAAGATCATGCATAAAATTGTTTCCTATTTTCTGGCAAATAAATCTGAATATTAATTAacgtactttttttcttttcatttctcacaGAGTTGCCACCCCATTTGGAGGTTTTGAAAAAGCATCAAAAATGGTTAAATTCAAGGTTCCAGATTTTGACCTACTACTTTTAACAGATCCTAGGTTCATGGCCTTTGCCAATCCTCTTTCTGGCAGACGGTCCTTTAATAGGACTCCCAAGGGATGGATATCTGAGAATATTCCTATAGTGATAACAACTGAACCTACAGAGGATACCAAGGATACCACCATACCAGAATCAGAAGACCTATGAAAAGAAAGTTGTATGTGCCACAAAAATCTCTGAACATAAATGTTGCTGTTTTACTATTCTGCTTACTGACAAAGCCATTTACACTCTTCATTAGTAGCAATAATTTAATAGCAATTTAGCAGTTTTCCTCTTATGGCATCTAATTTCAATCTCAGATCAAATACTAATAAATAACTCAAGATCTTATTTTACAAACTTTAAA from Camelus ferus isolate YT-003-E chromosome 2, BCGSAC_Cfer_1.0, whole genome shotgun sequence includes these protein-coding regions:
- the MYOZ2 gene encoding myozenin-2 isoform X1; this translates as MLSHNTMVKQRKQQASAIMKEIHGNVSSLTTFCPVLEPKDVDGMDLGKKVSIPRDIMLEELSHLSNRGARLFKMRQRRSDKYTFENLQYESKAQINYNIAMQNEKMDGSNLESGSQQAPFTPPNTPDPRSPPNPENIAPGYSGPLKEIPPERFNTTAVPKYYQSPWEQAISSDPELLEALYPKFFKPEGKAELPDYRSFNRVATPFGGFEKASKMVKFKVPDFDLLLLTDPRFMAFANPLSGRRSFNRTPKGWISENIPIVITTEPTEDTKDTTIPESEDL
- the MYOZ2 gene encoding myozenin-2 isoform X2 yields the protein MLSHNTMVKQRKQQASAIMKEIHGNDVDGMDLGKKVSIPRDIMLEELSHLSNRGARLFKMRQRRSDKYTFENLQYESKAQINYNIAMQNEKMDGSNLESGSQQAPFTPPNTPDPRSPPNPENIAPGYSGPLKEIPPERFNTTAVPKYYQSPWEQAISSDPELLEALYPKFFKPEGKAELPDYRSFNRVATPFGGFEKASKMVKFKVPDFDLLLLTDPRFMAFANPLSGRRSFNRTPKGWISENIPIVITTEPTEDTKDTTIPESEDL
- the MYOZ2 gene encoding myozenin-2 isoform X3, encoding MDLGKKVSIPRDIMLEELSHLSNRGARLFKMRQRRSDKYTFENLQYESKAQINYNIAMQNEKMDGSNLESGSQQAPFTPPNTPDPRSPPNPENIAPGYSGPLKEIPPERFNTTAVPKYYQSPWEQAISSDPELLEALYPKFFKPEGKAELPDYRSFNRVATPFGGFEKASKMVKFKVPDFDLLLLTDPRFMAFANPLSGRRSFNRTPKGWISENIPIVITTEPTEDTKDTTIPESEDL